From the genome of Verrucomicrobiia bacterium, one region includes:
- a CDS encoding helix-turn-helix transcriptional regulator: protein MNLSELHKRLSHKPTYRKAYDAIGDVVLIGAAVRKLREDEEITQRQLVEKIGISQFYLSRLETGSGKVSADVVAAVVRHFEEPLRELGINVEPWLAVKPSKSDLREIPSPHPRPIIPESMSRTRRPAAAEEKPEEALREKPDHKYGTPH from the coding sequence ATGAATCTTTCCGAACTGCACAAGCGGCTCTCGCACAAGCCTACCTATCGCAAGGCTTACGATGCTATTGGCGACGTGGTATTGATTGGAGCGGCGGTTCGGAAGTTGCGCGAAGACGAGGAGATAACCCAACGACAATTGGTGGAAAAAATCGGCATCTCGCAGTTTTATCTTTCGCGCCTTGAGACGGGCAGCGGCAAAGTATCGGCTGATGTCGTTGCAGCAGTGGTGCGCCATTTTGAAGAACCATTACGCGAACTTGGAATTAATGTTGAACCTTGGTTAGCCGTGAAACCGTCTAAATCGGACTTGCGAGAAATTCCATCACCGCATCCGCGCCCCATAATACCCGAAAGTATGTCCCGCACACGCCGCCCTGCCGCCGCAGAAGAAAAACCAGAAGAAGCTCTGCGCGAAAAGCCAGATCACAAGTATGGGACGCCTCATTGA
- a CDS encoding bifunctional folylpolyglutamate synthase/dihydrofolate synthase: MTYTEAIKFLYGLRLFGAKLGLENTFRLAELAGQPQRHLRFIHVAGTNGKGSTCAMLESVYRASGRRVGLFTSPHLVSFRERMQVNRQWISAAEVVTLLGKIRPWLATFPAEQHPTFFEVVTVMALLHFAQQRCELVIWETGLGGRLDATNIVTPLLSAITPIGLDHQAWLGDTLTKITAEKAGIIKPGVPVEAAAQPEEALAVLRATAATLHAPFRALATTTPVALPGPLALQGAHQRQNAALVLRVVEALQSLLPVTPEALVKGLATVRWAGRLQSLALATGQKVLLDGAHNPSGLAALAPALPPEEIHSPRVFIVGIMRDKDWQTMCRQLLQIARRIIFIPVGSDRTIDPQTLLAWCCEQPTAVECRTANSLDAALRMTSPAEELVITGSLYLIGEALALLDPEFQKVAAEHALNEWGGQFARPPEPASLGH, from the coding sequence ATGACCTACACCGAGGCGATTAAATTTCTCTACGGATTGCGATTGTTCGGCGCCAAGCTGGGTTTGGAAAACACCTTCCGGCTGGCGGAACTGGCGGGGCAACCGCAGCGTCACCTGCGCTTCATTCACGTCGCGGGCACGAACGGCAAAGGCTCAACCTGCGCCATGCTCGAGAGCGTTTACCGGGCGAGCGGGCGGCGCGTGGGCCTGTTCACTTCGCCGCACCTGGTTTCTTTCCGCGAACGGATGCAGGTGAACCGCCAATGGATCAGCGCCGCCGAGGTCGTGACGTTGCTGGGAAAGATTCGTCCGTGGCTGGCGACCTTTCCCGCCGAACAGCATCCCACTTTTTTCGAAGTTGTCACCGTGATGGCATTGCTGCACTTCGCGCAACAGCGGTGCGAGCTGGTGATTTGGGAAACTGGTTTGGGCGGACGTCTGGACGCGACCAATATCGTCACGCCGCTGCTCAGCGCCATCACGCCGATCGGTCTGGACCATCAAGCCTGGCTCGGCGATACCTTGACGAAAATTACCGCTGAAAAGGCGGGCATCATCAAACCCGGTGTGCCGGTGGAGGCCGCCGCGCAACCGGAGGAGGCGTTGGCCGTGTTACGCGCCACGGCGGCAACACTCCACGCTCCCTTCCGCGCGCTGGCGACCACTACGCCCGTGGCGTTGCCCGGGCCGCTCGCGCTTCAAGGCGCGCACCAACGCCAAAACGCCGCACTGGTTTTGCGGGTGGTGGAAGCATTGCAATCGCTCCTGCCGGTGACGCCGGAAGCGCTGGTAAAAGGTCTGGCCACGGTCCGTTGGGCCGGCCGATTACAATCGCTGGCGCTGGCCACCGGACAAAAAGTGTTGCTCGATGGCGCGCATAATCCATCGGGTCTGGCCGCCCTTGCTCCGGCTTTGCCGCCCGAGGAGATCCATTCGCCGCGCGTGTTTATTGTCGGCATCATGCGCGACAAGGATTGGCAGACCATGTGTCGGCAGTTGTTGCAAATCGCGCGCCGCATCATTTTCATTCCCGTGGGGAGCGATCGCACCATTGATCCGCAGACTTTGCTGGCTTGGTGTTGCGAACAACCCACCGCCGTCGAATGTCGCACCGCCAACTCGCTCGACGCGGCCCTGCGCATGACGTCGCCCGCCGAGGAATTGGTCATTACCGGTTCGTTATATCTGATTGGCGAAGCGCTGGCCTTGTTGGACCCCGAGTTTCAAAAAGTGGCCGCTGAACACGCGCTCAACGAGTGGGGCGGCCAATTCGCCCGCCCGCCTGAACCGGCCAGCTTGGGCCATTGA
- a CDS encoding phosphatase PAP2 family protein, with translation MLRKAIFILVLIGGVILAPAASQPYKYLPADCSALVHLLPPPPATNSPAGIADLEIVLQIQADRTPDQIRRAQRVASQSVFTFAQPVLGNWFNATNCPETQRLFKEINRESQSIVDDQVKKHWQRLRPYQASPAVQPIVGRPGNTSYPSGHSAGAALWGTILAAAFPDQADAFKAQIREVMWSRVIGGAHYPSDTAAGAMLGEAIARTMLQAPAMTETLEKIRAEVAPFRQHETEPLAVPAGR, from the coding sequence ATGTTGAGGAAAGCCATCTTTATTCTGGTCCTTATTGGCGGCGTGATTCTGGCTCCCGCTGCGTCCCAACCCTACAAATATCTGCCTGCGGATTGTTCCGCCCTGGTCCACCTGCTGCCGCCACCGCCCGCCACCAATTCCCCCGCCGGAATTGCGGACCTGGAAATCGTCCTGCAGATTCAGGCCGATCGCACGCCCGACCAGATTCGCCGCGCCCAACGTGTGGCCAGTCAATCAGTGTTCACGTTCGCGCAACCGGTGTTGGGGAATTGGTTCAACGCCACCAACTGTCCGGAAACCCAACGGTTGTTCAAGGAAATCAACCGCGAAAGTCAGAGCATTGTGGATGACCAGGTCAAAAAACATTGGCAGCGACTCCGACCCTACCAGGCATCTCCGGCGGTCCAACCGATAGTCGGGCGACCCGGCAACACATCGTATCCCAGCGGTCATTCCGCGGGCGCGGCGCTGTGGGGCACCATTCTGGCCGCAGCTTTTCCCGACCAGGCGGACGCGTTCAAAGCGCAGATTCGCGAAGTGATGTGGTCTCGGGTGATCGGCGGCGCACACTATCCCAGTGATACCGCTGCCGGTGCGATGCTCGGTGAAGCCATTGCCCGCACGATGCTGCAAGCGCCCGCGATGACGGAAACGCTGGAGAAAATCCGCGCGGAAGTCGCTCCGTTCCGGCAGCACGAAACCGAACCGCTCGCAGTGCCGGCGGGGAGATAG
- the purH gene encoding bifunctional phosphoribosylaminoimidazolecarboxamide formyltransferase/IMP cyclohydrolase, protein MNKISRALLSVSDKTGLLPLAQTLAASGVELISTGGTAKVLREAGLTVKDISEHTGFPEMLDGRVKTLHPKVHGGLLYIRGKAEHEAAVQQHQIAPIDLVVVNLYPFEATVARPQVSLAEAIENIDIGGPSMLRSAAKNHESVTVVVDPADYAAVAEQIKATGQTTLELRRRLAAKVFARTAAYDAAIAAHLEHAFNGDASQLPQTLTLSVPLAQPLRYGENPHQAAALYGKFGEYFQQLHGKELSYNNILDLTAAAALIGEFETAAPTLAILKHTNPCGVGQGDTLREAWGKAFATDRQAPFGGIIAVNRPLDADCAAAIVEIFSEVIVAPDFTADALALLQKKKNLRLLKVLQSGRTASPWDVRSVGANSFLMQQRDLKVTSSTDLKIVTKRHPTEAELRAMLFGWRIVKHLKSNAILYCAADRTLGIGAGQMSRVDSSRIAVWKAGEAGLALPGSVVCSDAFFPFADGLMAAAEAGATAAIQPGGSVRDAEVIAAADERNLAMAFTGVRHFRH, encoded by the coding sequence ATGAACAAAATTTCGCGCGCATTACTTTCAGTTTCAGATAAAACCGGACTCCTCCCGCTGGCGCAAACGCTGGCGGCGTCCGGGGTGGAATTAATTTCCACCGGTGGCACCGCCAAAGTCCTGCGCGAGGCGGGTCTCACCGTAAAAGACATCAGCGAACACACCGGCTTTCCGGAAATGTTGGATGGCCGCGTTAAAACTTTGCACCCCAAGGTGCATGGCGGCCTGCTCTACATTCGCGGCAAGGCCGAACACGAAGCAGCCGTCCAGCAACATCAGATCGCGCCCATTGATCTGGTGGTCGTCAATCTTTACCCGTTTGAGGCCACGGTGGCCCGACCCCAGGTCAGCCTGGCGGAAGCGATTGAGAATATTGATATCGGCGGACCGTCCATGCTCCGAAGCGCGGCCAAGAATCACGAGAGCGTAACGGTGGTGGTGGATCCGGCGGATTACGCCGCGGTGGCGGAACAAATCAAGGCTACCGGACAGACCACCTTGGAGCTGCGGCGGCGGCTGGCGGCAAAAGTTTTTGCGCGAACGGCGGCTTACGATGCGGCCATCGCCGCGCACTTGGAGCACGCCTTCAACGGAGACGCGTCACAATTGCCGCAAACCCTGACACTTTCCGTGCCGTTGGCGCAACCGTTACGTTACGGGGAAAACCCGCATCAGGCAGCGGCGCTGTACGGAAAATTCGGCGAGTATTTTCAGCAATTACATGGCAAGGAACTTTCCTACAACAACATTCTGGATCTCACGGCGGCGGCGGCATTGATCGGCGAATTTGAAACCGCCGCACCGACCTTGGCCATTCTGAAACACACGAATCCCTGTGGCGTAGGTCAGGGGGATACACTGCGTGAAGCTTGGGGTAAGGCATTCGCCACGGATCGTCAGGCTCCGTTCGGCGGTATCATCGCCGTTAATCGCCCGCTGGATGCGGATTGCGCCGCCGCCATCGTCGAGATTTTCAGCGAGGTGATTGTCGCTCCAGACTTTACCGCCGACGCCTTGGCGCTACTGCAAAAGAAGAAAAATTTGCGGCTCCTTAAAGTCTTGCAATCAGGACGAACGGCATCGCCCTGGGACGTGCGCAGCGTCGGCGCGAACTCCTTCCTGATGCAACAGCGCGACTTGAAGGTGACGTCTTCCACCGATCTGAAAATCGTCACCAAACGACATCCCACCGAAGCGGAGTTGCGCGCGATGCTGTTTGGCTGGCGCATCGTGAAGCATTTGAAATCCAATGCGATTCTGTATTGCGCAGCGGATCGCACGTTGGGGATTGGCGCGGGCCAGATGAGTCGTGTGGATTCCAGCCGCATCGCTGTATGGAAAGCCGGTGAGGCCGGACTGGCGCTGCCGGGGAGCGTGGTGTGCAGTGATGCGTTCTTCCCTTTTGCAGATGGATTGATGGCGGCGGCGGAAGCGGGAGCAACGGCGGCGATTCAGCCGGGCGGCTCAGTTCGTGATGCCGAAGTCATTGCGGCGGCAGACGAACGCAACCTGGCGATGGCGTTCACCGGCGTCCGGCATTTCCGGCACTGA
- a CDS encoding FHA domain-containing protein, translating into MVQLQILSGQRAGLVWESRHFPIKVGRSPQADLRLEDEGVWDQHFELSLAAKTGFNLQTHPGAITAINQTPTEAARLRNGDIITAGAAQIAFRLSPTRQRNLQWREWFVWSLLLIVTGGEVFLIIRLLL; encoded by the coding sequence ATGGTTCAATTACAGATCTTGTCCGGTCAGCGCGCGGGGCTGGTTTGGGAGTCCCGCCACTTCCCGATAAAAGTTGGTCGGAGTCCACAAGCGGATTTGCGCCTGGAAGACGAAGGCGTCTGGGATCAACACTTTGAGCTGAGCCTGGCCGCCAAAACTGGTTTTAATCTTCAAACGCATCCCGGCGCAATTACCGCCATCAATCAAACTCCCACCGAAGCGGCGCGACTGCGTAATGGCGACATCATCACGGCGGGCGCGGCGCAAATCGCTTTTCGACTGAGTCCGACGCGGCAACGCAACTTGCAGTGGCGCGAGTGGTTCGTTTGGAGCTTGCTGCTGATTGTGACCGGTGGCGAAGTCTTTCTGATCATCCGGTTGCTGCTGTAG
- a CDS encoding polysaccharide biosynthesis/export family protein, with amino-acid sequence MKKVISQQRAFGGWWAGVALLIGLVLAGCQTSRDQIHFTEVPGDQPYASAPNAAGTSTSLGEAARLAVGDYVKITFSGIQSPPMPHEESVKEDGMVTLPMIGSIKAEGKTLGELQKAIYSKYVPLFYKQLTITASSERRIFYVQGQVRNPGRQEYFGQTTVLKAIAGAQDFTDFADRKRVVLTRADGSRTIVDCKKAAQDSNYDLPVYPGDKIEVPMRDIRGAIGL; translated from the coding sequence ATGAAGAAAGTTATTTCGCAGCAAAGAGCCTTCGGTGGCTGGTGGGCGGGCGTGGCGCTCCTGATTGGATTGGTTCTGGCGGGATGTCAGACCTCACGGGATCAGATTCATTTTACTGAGGTCCCGGGCGACCAACCGTATGCGAGCGCCCCCAATGCTGCCGGTACCAGCACTTCGCTCGGTGAAGCCGCGCGTCTGGCCGTTGGGGACTACGTGAAAATCACCTTCTCCGGAATTCAGAGTCCGCCCATGCCGCACGAGGAATCGGTCAAGGAAGACGGCATGGTTACCTTGCCGATGATCGGTTCGATTAAGGCCGAGGGCAAAACCCTTGGCGAGTTGCAGAAAGCGATTTACAGCAAGTACGTGCCGTTGTTCTACAAACAACTGACCATCACGGCATCTTCGGAACGACGCATCTTTTACGTGCAGGGTCAGGTGCGGAATCCGGGCCGCCAGGAATACTTTGGCCAAACCACCGTTCTCAAAGCCATTGCGGGAGCGCAGGACTTTACTGACTTTGCGGATCGCAAACGTGTCGTGCTCACTCGCGCCGATGGCAGTCGAACCATCGTGGATTGCAAAAAAGCCGCGCAAGATTCCAATTATGATTTGCCGGTTTATCCCGGGGACAAAATCGAAGTGCCCATGCGCGACATTCGCGGCGCCATTGGTCTGTAA
- a CDS encoding polysaccharide biosynthesis tyrosine autokinase: MDPLKQQTQPEARLHFLDYWRIIRIRKTVILAVFLLVVITATLVTFILPELFASTAAMRVERDKSDIDELSGMSSRLISAYDPYFIQTEFETIQSESILTNVINNLDLARVWGNKYFEGQPLKPNEALEMLRARMDVRPRRNTSIIDIKVFSDNAKDAADLANAIAEAYQRWRLSKNQEAVMGGINELQRQLKIQDERIAEIKSRLDKLRIDTGISDIDATSLTPVMQTETEEYKRNLLSRFEADNEYKERKVQYDKLSALSTKELREVLPRMEMDPVLTDLLQQLNMAQQHAIALAVDLGPEHPDMKRVQDLEVELETKIDDQVRAIMKALETKVAMAKARLDNSTAAVESARKLDQEQLTKSRPYFDLKRTLMSEEDLRTLLSRKINVEQIDLSLPKKFQVDIIEYATPGKKPVRPNKTLNIILGVIIGLVVGVGLAFFIEYLDTSVKTIDDVERLLQSPVLGVIPQNVGYLIEEGAESPHAEAYRVLRTNLLFARKDEKLNSIAVVSAGAGEGKSTTVLNLATVFAQSGQRVIIVDSDLRRPTLHKILRVTNNLGLTNYLLKQNSLTDVIQTTSLDKLDFLASGKLPSSSLGILSSSQMKDLINELKQRYDYVFFDSPPIMGVSDASILASEVDITVQVIQYRRYPQPMNIRAKQLIEKVGGNLVGIVLNNINMSQDESYYYYSGYYHDYYAKSEDAEPVAEAAAPGAKDSGEIKQKY, encoded by the coding sequence ATGGATCCGCTTAAGCAACAAACGCAACCAGAGGCACGCTTACACTTTTTAGACTACTGGCGGATTATTCGGATCCGGAAGACCGTCATTCTTGCGGTTTTTCTCCTGGTGGTGATTACGGCCACCTTGGTCACCTTTATTTTGCCCGAATTGTTTGCCAGCACAGCCGCCATGCGGGTCGAGCGGGACAAGTCGGACATTGATGAACTCAGCGGCATGAGTAGTCGGCTGATCAGCGCCTATGACCCCTACTTTATCCAAACTGAGTTCGAGACCATCCAGTCAGAAAGCATTCTGACCAATGTCATTAACAATCTGGATCTCGCCCGAGTTTGGGGGAATAAATACTTCGAGGGCCAACCCTTGAAACCGAACGAGGCGCTGGAAATGTTGCGCGCCCGCATGGATGTCCGACCGCGCCGCAACACCAGTATCATTGACATTAAGGTGTTCAGCGATAACGCCAAGGATGCCGCCGATTTGGCCAACGCCATTGCCGAGGCCTATCAGCGCTGGCGGCTTTCAAAAAACCAGGAAGCCGTCATGGGCGGAATCAACGAGTTGCAGCGGCAATTGAAAATCCAGGACGAGCGGATTGCTGAAATCAAGTCTCGGTTGGATAAATTGCGCATTGACACCGGCATCTCAGATATTGACGCCACCAGTCTCACTCCAGTGATGCAGACTGAAACCGAGGAATACAAACGCAATCTTTTAAGCCGCTTCGAAGCTGACAATGAGTACAAGGAAAGGAAGGTCCAGTACGACAAGCTGAGTGCGCTTTCCACCAAAGAACTGCGTGAAGTCTTGCCGCGGATGGAAATGGATCCGGTATTAACCGACCTGCTCCAACAACTCAACATGGCTCAGCAACATGCGATCGCTCTGGCGGTGGACTTGGGCCCGGAACATCCGGACATGAAGCGCGTTCAAGATTTGGAAGTTGAGCTGGAGACCAAGATAGACGATCAGGTTCGCGCCATCATGAAGGCCTTGGAAACCAAGGTGGCGATGGCCAAAGCGCGTCTGGACAACAGCACCGCCGCCGTGGAATCAGCGCGCAAACTTGATCAGGAACAACTGACCAAGAGCCGTCCCTACTTTGATCTGAAGCGCACGTTGATGAGTGAGGAAGATTTGCGTACCCTGCTTTCCCGTAAGATCAATGTTGAACAGATTGACTTGAGTCTGCCGAAAAAATTTCAGGTGGACATCATCGAATACGCCACACCTGGCAAAAAACCCGTTCGCCCGAACAAAACTTTGAACATCATTTTAGGGGTGATCATTGGGTTGGTGGTCGGGGTTGGCTTGGCATTTTTCATTGAATACTTGGATACCAGCGTCAAGACCATTGACGACGTTGAGCGTCTCCTCCAGTCGCCGGTCTTGGGTGTCATACCTCAAAATGTCGGGTATTTAATTGAGGAGGGGGCCGAAAGTCCCCATGCGGAAGCTTACCGGGTCTTACGAACCAACCTTCTATTCGCTCGCAAAGACGAGAAATTGAACAGTATTGCCGTGGTTAGCGCCGGTGCGGGCGAAGGTAAGTCCACCACGGTTCTGAATCTGGCCACCGTCTTCGCTCAAAGTGGCCAGCGTGTGATCATTGTGGATTCCGACTTGCGCCGCCCCACGCTGCACAAAATTTTGCGCGTTACCAACAACCTCGGTTTGACCAACTACTTGTTGAAGCAAAACAGCCTGACCGATGTCATTCAAACCACCTCGTTGGACAAGCTTGATTTTCTGGCCAGCGGCAAGCTGCCCAGCAGTTCACTGGGTATTTTGAGTTCCAGCCAGATGAAGGATCTGATCAACGAACTTAAGCAGCGCTACGATTATGTCTTTTTCGATTCGCCACCGATCATGGGGGTGAGCGACGCCTCCATCCTCGCCAGCGAAGTGGATATTACCGTTCAGGTCATCCAATACCGTCGGTACCCGCAGCCGATGAACATTCGCGCCAAGCAACTCATCGAGAAAGTGGGCGGCAATCTGGTCGGCATCGTGTTGAACAACATCAACATGTCGCAGGACGAGAGCTACTATTATTACAGCGGCTATTACCACGATTATTACGCCAAGAGCGAAGATGCCGAGCCGGTGGCGGAAGCGGCGGCGCCCGGAGCGAAAGATTCGGGCGAAATCAAACAAAAATACTGA
- a CDS encoding outer membrane beta-barrel protein has protein sequence MRKIATSVGLLAMGASVLHAAESSTLNQLQKNKPWSIQATLNGFYDDNVNTAPDAWAVESAGFDVTPSIKFGLPGEQTSFNVGYDFTARFYDKSIPGRAGHHSYTHVFDLNFAHTFSPRADISLSDSFVIGQEPDLLFDPAAIQRIPGDNIRNFARAEFNVEATDLLSFSLGYNNNFYDYHDKLPGGVYAGRASYSGLFDRTEHLVRIDSNWKLSPSTIGVLGYNYSQTIYNGDEVIAILPVVQSQDRNNRGHTVYVGARHIFSPTLSAALNVGAQYYTYYKYTGGDDTQWSPFIQGSVTYAIQQRTQVDAGLRYSRESANEVGAPLSYVKDMEYITAYGALKHEIISKLIGTVSASVSHAEYNGGGVAVDGETFMLYRIGLDLAYNFNQYVSAHTGYNFDRWDSTVRMSPDFYRNRVYAGVTVGF, from the coding sequence ATGAGAAAAATCGCTACCTCAGTTGGGTTGCTGGCTATGGGCGCCTCGGTGCTGCACGCGGCTGAATCGTCAACGCTGAACCAACTGCAGAAGAACAAGCCGTGGAGCATTCAAGCCACCTTAAACGGCTTTTACGATGACAACGTGAACACCGCGCCGGATGCGTGGGCAGTGGAATCGGCGGGTTTCGATGTGACTCCATCCATCAAGTTTGGGTTACCCGGCGAACAAACTTCTTTCAACGTCGGCTACGACTTCACGGCGCGCTTCTACGATAAGAGCATCCCGGGCCGTGCGGGGCATCATAGCTACACTCATGTCTTCGACTTGAACTTCGCGCATACTTTCAGCCCGCGCGCCGATATTTCGTTGAGCGACTCCTTTGTTATTGGTCAAGAACCGGACCTGTTGTTTGATCCTGCGGCGATCCAGCGAATTCCAGGTGATAACATCCGTAATTTTGCCCGGGCCGAATTCAATGTTGAAGCCACCGACCTGCTGAGTTTCAGTTTGGGCTACAATAATAACTTCTACGACTACCACGATAAACTGCCAGGAGGCGTTTATGCTGGTCGAGCCAGTTATTCGGGTCTTTTCGACCGAACCGAACACTTGGTGCGGATTGACAGCAATTGGAAGCTGAGCCCATCTACGATTGGCGTTTTGGGTTACAACTACTCGCAGACGATCTACAACGGCGATGAAGTAATTGCGATATTGCCAGTGGTGCAGAGTCAGGACCGCAATAATCGCGGACATACCGTCTATGTTGGCGCTCGGCATATTTTCAGTCCAACTCTGTCCGCTGCCCTTAACGTCGGCGCGCAGTATTACACCTATTACAAGTACACGGGCGGGGATGACACGCAATGGAGTCCTTTCATTCAAGGCAGTGTGACTTATGCAATCCAGCAGCGCACGCAGGTGGATGCGGGGCTTCGTTACAGCCGGGAATCGGCCAACGAAGTGGGCGCGCCGCTCTCGTATGTCAAAGACATGGAGTACATCACCGCGTACGGTGCGCTCAAACACGAGATCATTTCCAAGTTGATCGGCACGGTCAGCGCCAGTGTTTCACATGCTGAATATAACGGCGGCGGTGTCGCGGTGGATGGCGAAACCTTCATGTTGTATCGCATCGGTCTGGACTTGGCCTATAACTTCAACCAGTATGTTTCCGCCCATACCGGGTATAATTTTGATCGGTGGGATTCGACTGTGCGTATGTCACCCGATTTTTATCGGAATCGCGTCTATGCGGGCGTGACGGTCGGTTTCTGA
- a CDS encoding LysM peptidoglycan-binding domain-containing protein has translation MVPAKIIQILLLGCCVGLLLSGCEPGRSDQVDEEKEPQFLIGRNLVNAMNYSGAINAFKRALELNPHSAAANLELGWLYAEKQVDEAAAIHFYQEYLRLRPQAGNAEMIRQHIARLKQELARTAVPIPPSSALQQRLEKLAAENRRLQSEVEQLRQAATQTSPQTYSTPVTTSPVQAPQRAATLQPTPLPQRSSAPSATTTAAAAAGYHRVKSGETLTSISRQYGISVEVLARANPGLDPRRIQVGQTVVVPRR, from the coding sequence ATGGTGCCGGCTAAAATCATCCAAATCCTGCTGCTCGGCTGCTGTGTGGGGCTGCTGTTGAGCGGCTGTGAACCCGGACGCTCAGATCAAGTGGACGAGGAAAAGGAGCCGCAATTCTTGATCGGGCGAAATCTGGTCAATGCCATGAACTACAGCGGCGCCATCAATGCCTTCAAGCGCGCCCTCGAGCTGAATCCCCATTCGGCGGCGGCGAATCTTGAGTTGGGCTGGCTTTACGCGGAAAAGCAGGTGGACGAAGCGGCGGCCATCCATTTTTACCAGGAGTATCTCCGGCTGCGTCCCCAGGCGGGTAATGCGGAAATGATTCGACAGCACATTGCGCGACTGAAACAGGAACTGGCGCGCACTGCGGTGCCCATCCCTCCCAGTTCCGCTTTACAGCAGCGATTGGAAAAACTGGCGGCGGAGAATCGGCGCTTACAAAGTGAAGTAGAGCAACTGCGCCAGGCGGCGACGCAAACCTCACCGCAGACGTATTCAACTCCGGTCACCACGAGTCCAGTCCAGGCGCCGCAACGTGCGGCAACCTTGCAACCCACCCCGTTACCGCAGCGAAGTTCCGCCCCGAGCGCAACAACGACGGCTGCGGCTGCCGCGGGATATCACCGGGTCAAATCTGGCGAGACGCTCACATCAATCTCGCGGCAGTACGGAATTTCTGTGGAAGTTCTGGCGCGGGCCAATCCGGGATTGGATCCGCGACGCATCCAAGTGGGACAGACGGTGGTGGTGCCGCGACGTTGA